A part of Crassostrea angulata isolate pt1a10 chromosome 5, ASM2561291v2, whole genome shotgun sequence genomic DNA contains:
- the LOC128186349 gene encoding uncharacterized protein LOC128186349 — translation MSNLQVVGDECVYSKIDQILNAKFNKTTQICCRSGVHARYREEMEIGCCGEGIYKLQIELCYNDQVYVKEMQTNCDCKCGKSNFEKDENRVKSGVPKVGSLRTRHNRWKELNSLKKRCRKKYRSNSKILFCIWKLRKTKSKNIKHILISILSGKSFFIRV, via the exons ATGAGTAATCTTCAAG TTGTAGGCGATGAATGTGTGTACTCGAAAATTGACCAAATTCTCAACGcaaagtttaataaaacaacACAGATTTGTTGTCGGTCAGGTGTCCATGCGAGATATCGAGAGGAAATGGAAATTGGTTGTTGTGGTG AAGGAATTTACAAACTTCAAATAGAGTTGTGTTACAACGATCAAGTGTACGTAAAGGAAATGCAAACAAACTGTGATTGCAAGTGTG gaaaatcaaattttgagaaGGACGAGAACAGAGTGAAATCAGGTGTGCCTAAAGTTGGCTCACTGCGGACTCGTCATAACCGTTGGAAAGAGTtgaacagtttgaaaaaaag GTGCAGAAAGAAATATCGAAGCAActctaaaattttgttttgcatcTGGAAGTTACGGAAAACGAAATCTAAAAACATCAAACATATCTTAATATCCATACTTAGTGGCAAATCCTTTTTTATAAGAGTTTAA